A window of Paenibacillus polygoni contains these coding sequences:
- a CDS encoding M24 family metallopeptidase, with the protein MTKQPISLLNQAITTHALDGVLITDPKHVYYLTGFASDPHERFLGLVLVQGEEPTLIVPSLDEEAASAASTVKNIVTHQDTDNPYHILKKYLPRAMNNFGIEKDHLSLSRYEELVQYADAKKFVDIGPLLRELRVRKAPHEVERMKVAANMIEEVLRRGLTHVKEGVTEVELVAEMEYQMKKLGASGPSFDTMVLSGPNTALPHGVPGTRKLAYGDLLMFDMGVYVNGYASDITRTFAFGELSPEQTKVYNTVLEANLKGIESVKPGATLASVDLAARQVTIDAGYGDRFLHRLGHGLGIDVHEYPSVHGANQELLTEGMAFTIEPGIYIPGLGGVRIEDEVIVTADGVELLTSFPKELQILG; encoded by the coding sequence ATGACAAAACAACCTATCTCATTACTGAATCAAGCAATCACTACTCATGCACTAGACGGCGTTCTCATTACCGATCCCAAACATGTATACTACCTGACTGGATTTGCAAGCGACCCTCATGAACGTTTCCTTGGTCTTGTTCTGGTACAAGGCGAAGAGCCTACTTTAATCGTACCGAGCCTCGATGAAGAAGCAGCTTCAGCGGCTTCTACGGTAAAGAATATCGTCACTCATCAAGATACAGATAACCCTTATCATATCTTAAAAAAATACCTTCCTCGTGCGATGAACAATTTTGGAATCGAGAAAGATCATCTATCTTTGTCCAGATATGAAGAACTTGTTCAGTATGCGGATGCCAAAAAATTTGTAGATATCGGCCCGCTTCTTCGTGAACTGCGTGTTCGTAAAGCACCTCATGAAGTAGAACGAATGAAAGTTGCAGCGAATATGATTGAAGAAGTGCTCCGCAGAGGACTCACTCACGTGAAAGAAGGCGTAACCGAGGTTGAGCTTGTTGCTGAAATGGAATATCAGATGAAGAAGCTCGGCGCATCTGGTCCTTCTTTTGATACCATGGTTCTCAGTGGTCCAAATACGGCACTCCCTCACGGCGTACCTGGCACTCGTAAACTTGCTTACGGTGACCTTCTGATGTTTGATATGGGCGTATATGTCAACGGTTATGCTTCTGATATTACCCGTACCTTTGCTTTTGGAGAACTATCTCCTGAACAGACAAAGGTGTATAATACCGTGCTCGAGGCCAATCTAAAAGGAATCGAAAGTGTGAAACCAGGTGCTACTTTAGCTTCTGTTGATTTGGCTGCTAGACAAGTAACGATTGATGCTGGTTATGGGGACCGGTTCCTCCACCGTCTTGGACATGGTCTTGGTATAGATGTGCATGAATATCCTTCTGTCCATGGTGCAAATCAGGAATTGTTGACCGAAGGAATGGCCTTTACCATTGAACCCGGTATTTATATTCCAGGTCTCGGCGGTGTCCGGATTGAAGATGAGGTTATTGTAACTGCAGATGGTGTAGAACTGTTAACAAGCTTCCCGAAAGAACTGCAGATTCTCGGCTAA
- a CDS encoding SDR family oxidoreductase, whose translation MNTKIAIVTGANSGMGLATSMELALQGYHVVMACRNEERGRIALKEAITATGSKQIELMKLDLGSLHSIRSFVSEFTAIHPKLDVLINNAGVICLRREETSDGFEMTLGVNHLGHYLLTRLLIPSLKAAAEARIINVSSGAYKAGKIHREDPNLKKRYHVIKSYSQSKLANILFTRELAERLQETNITVNALHPGAVGTNIGINRTTGFGTAIMAMVRKIPSFLTPEEGARTAIYLAVHPEVKGITGEYFYEQEIQELKPNALDKDTAAFLWNWSARQTGLPIELE comes from the coding sequence ATGAATACAAAAATAGCAATAGTCACCGGTGCGAATTCAGGAATGGGACTAGCGACCTCCATGGAACTTGCGTTACAGGGATACCATGTTGTGATGGCCTGCAGAAATGAGGAAAGAGGACGTATTGCTCTGAAAGAAGCGATCACGGCCACTGGGTCCAAACAGATCGAACTCATGAAGCTGGATCTAGGTTCTTTACATAGTATAAGGAGTTTTGTGTCGGAGTTTACAGCCATCCACCCAAAGCTCGATGTTCTGATTAATAATGCGGGTGTGATCTGCTTAAGAAGAGAAGAGACTTCCGATGGATTTGAAATGACACTCGGCGTGAATCATCTAGGACATTATTTATTAACCCGGCTATTGATTCCTTCTCTTAAGGCAGCGGCAGAAGCCCGGATCATTAACGTTTCTTCAGGCGCTTATAAGGCAGGGAAGATTCACCGGGAAGACCCAAATTTAAAGAAACGATATCATGTAATTAAAAGTTATTCACAATCCAAGCTCGCCAACATCTTGTTTACGAGAGAACTTGCTGAGCGTCTTCAAGAGACGAATATAACTGTCAATGCACTTCATCCGGGGGCGGTTGGAACGAACATTGGAATTAATCGTACAACGGGTTTTGGAACAGCCATTATGGCGATGGTGCGAAAAATCCCTTCATTTCTTACGCCAGAGGAAGGGGCAAGAACAGCAATTTATCTGGCGGTCCATCCTGAAGTAAAAGGGATCACAGGAGAATATTTTTATGAACAAGAAATTCAGGAACTAAAACCGAACGCACTGGATAAGGATACGGCCGCTTTTTTATGGAACTGGAGTGCACGGCAGACGGGACTGCCTATTGAGCTAGAGTGA
- a CDS encoding GNAT family N-acetyltransferase produces MIEFSYAQRDDLPDIVAIYNSTIAGRMVTADLEPVTVESRIPWFEEHTPDKRPLWVMRVDGQMAGWVSLSSFYGRPAYDATAEVSVYVSEAYRGTGAGSRLMEKIIQDCSRIQVTTLLGFVFGHNEPSLRLLRKFGFEQWGYYPEIAVLDGKKRDLAVLGKKLDA; encoded by the coding sequence ATGATTGAATTTAGTTATGCACAGCGAGATGATCTCCCTGATATTGTTGCCATTTATAACTCTACGATTGCAGGGCGTATGGTGACAGCTGATTTGGAACCGGTTACGGTAGAGAGCCGCATTCCGTGGTTTGAAGAGCATACTCCTGATAAGCGCCCTCTATGGGTCATGAGAGTCGACGGACAGATGGCAGGCTGGGTGAGTCTGAGTTCCTTTTATGGAAGACCGGCCTATGATGCTACAGCAGAAGTTAGTGTTTATGTGAGTGAAGCTTATCGGGGAACCGGTGCAGGGAGCAGGCTCATGGAAAAAATCATTCAAGATTGTTCACGTATTCAGGTGACGACCTTGCTCGGATTTGTATTCGGACATAACGAGCCCAGTTTGCGGTTATTGAGAAAGTTTGGGTTTGAACAGTGGGGCTACTATCCCGAAATCGCTGTACTTGATGGAAAAAAACGCGATCTTGCCGTTCTTGGCAAGAAACTGGATGCTTAA
- a CDS encoding threonine/serine exporter family protein, producing MLIPIIEQGLTSFIASLLFGLIFNAPKNMLIPCGTVGMLSWLIYFVIEPGYQAVSATLAATVVIGVMSQLFARKYKQPVIIFSVAGIIPLVPGGLSYNAMRYFVQNDYSTAVEHAAKALILAGTIAVGLVLSEVLNQAFRRKVKS from the coding sequence ATGCTTATTCCGATCATTGAACAGGGGCTTACCAGTTTTATTGCCTCTCTCCTATTCGGCCTGATTTTTAACGCGCCCAAAAATATGCTTATTCCATGCGGAACGGTTGGCATGCTGAGCTGGCTCATTTATTTTGTAATCGAACCGGGATACCAAGCGGTTTCCGCCACGCTCGCTGCAACAGTAGTTATTGGCGTGATGAGCCAGCTTTTTGCTCGAAAATACAAACAACCTGTCATTATCTTTAGCGTAGCGGGCATTATTCCTCTCGTCCCCGGCGGTCTTTCTTATAATGCCATGCGTTATTTTGTACAGAATGATTATTCAACCGCAGTAGAGCACGCAGCAAAAGCTCTGATTCTCGCAGGTACCATTGCTGTTGGACTCGTTCTCTCCGAAGTGCTGAACCAAGCTTTCCGTAGAAAAGTAAAGTCATAA
- a CDS encoding threonine/serine exporter family protein codes for MNDITTKIIEVCLLAGKIMLQSGAETYRVEDTMMRIASAYGMPSSNSYVTPTGILFSTDSLSPAKIIRISERTTDLHKVSAVNNVSRMIGNQELNPSEAYHKLKDIECSSVQFSVPMRTAAAALASGCFTIMFQGQWVDFLPAILCGGAGYTAVSLFQRLVQVRFFSEFIASFIIGLLSLFLVYIGAGKELDKIIIGSVMPLVPGLAITNAIRDLMAGHLVSGLSKGADAFLTAFAIGAGVAVVFTLM; via the coding sequence ATGAACGACATAACGACTAAAATTATCGAGGTGTGTTTGCTTGCCGGAAAAATTATGCTTCAAAGCGGGGCAGAAACCTACCGAGTTGAGGATACAATGATGCGAATTGCTTCCGCGTACGGAATGCCAAGTTCAAATAGTTATGTAACTCCGACAGGGATTCTTTTCTCTACGGATTCACTCAGTCCTGCCAAAATCATTCGAATTTCAGAACGCACGACCGATCTTCATAAGGTGTCAGCTGTCAACAACGTTTCCAGAATGATTGGAAATCAAGAGCTCAATCCTTCTGAAGCTTATCACAAATTAAAAGATATCGAATGTTCTTCTGTTCAATTTAGTGTTCCGATGCGGACGGCTGCGGCTGCACTAGCCAGCGGCTGCTTCACGATTATGTTTCAAGGACAATGGGTTGATTTTTTACCTGCCATTTTGTGCGGAGGAGCAGGATATACTGCCGTAAGTTTATTTCAGCGGCTTGTACAAGTTCGCTTTTTCTCAGAGTTCATTGCCTCCTTTATCATTGGATTGTTATCCCTGTTTCTCGTCTATATCGGAGCAGGTAAAGAGCTCGACAAGATTATTATCGGCTCTGTCATGCCGCTTGTTCCGGGTCTAGCCATTACCAATGCCATTCGGGATCTAATGGCCGGCCATCTCGTATCGGGATTGTCCAAAGGGGCAGATGCTTTCTTAACCGCCTTTGCTATTGGGGCGGGGGTTGCTGTGGTATTCACCTTAATGTAA
- a CDS encoding ArsR/SmtB family transcription factor — translation MIYIKDLMSGVPIFKALSSEVRVQIIEMLSHHQSLNLNDIANRLQLTNGAVTMHIKKLEESGLININTAVGKHGIQKICYLNEDKLMVDLRSQEVHNRYEVEVKVGHFSNYYAVPTCGLATKDSIVGDFDEPRYFADPMRIDAELIWLSEGFLEYRIPNYLKSNETFSEIQFSMELSSEAPGFNNNYPSDIYFYVNGIEIGCWTSPGDFGDTKGTFNPDWWPPHLNQYGMLKLIRINEEGSFIDGCRISDVTLSHIGLHYKSDILLRIAVTEGNTNKRGLTLYGKNFGNYSQDILARVLYNIDHS, via the coding sequence ATGATCTATATAAAAGATTTAATGTCTGGCGTTCCCATCTTCAAAGCGCTTAGTTCGGAAGTTCGAGTTCAAATTATAGAGATGTTATCTCATCATCAAAGCCTTAACCTTAACGATATCGCAAATCGGCTTCAGCTTACGAATGGTGCAGTGACGATGCATATCAAAAAGCTAGAGGAAAGCGGCCTCATTAATATCAACACAGCCGTAGGTAAACACGGAATTCAAAAGATCTGTTATCTGAATGAAGATAAGCTGATGGTGGATCTCCGTAGTCAAGAAGTACATAATCGCTATGAGGTAGAGGTTAAAGTAGGTCATTTCAGTAATTACTATGCGGTTCCTACTTGCGGCCTAGCTACAAAGGACAGCATTGTGGGTGATTTCGATGAACCTCGTTATTTCGCAGATCCGATGCGAATTGATGCTGAACTGATCTGGCTGTCAGAAGGATTTTTGGAATACCGGATTCCGAACTACTTGAAATCAAATGAAACCTTCAGCGAGATTCAATTCTCTATGGAGCTGAGCTCCGAGGCACCGGGATTTAATAATAACTACCCTTCTGATATTTACTTCTATGTGAATGGGATAGAGATCGGCTGCTGGACAAGTCCTGGCGATTTCGGAGATACGAAAGGTACATTTAACCCAGATTGGTGGCCGCCGCATCTGAATCAATATGGGATGCTGAAGCTGATTCGAATTAATGAAGAAGGAAGTTTTATTGATGGCTGCCGCATATCTGATGTTACACTCAGCCATATTGGTCTTCATTACAAGAGCGATATTCTTCTTCGAATTGCTGTAACAGAAGGAAACACGAACAAACGAGGACTCACTCTCTATGGTAAAAATTTTGGTAACTATAGTCAGGATATTCTCGCTCGTGTACTGTATAATATTGATCATTCATAA
- a CDS encoding glycoside hydrolase family 43 protein — MKKGKKWLIAGLLAGSLVGLSSPSFAAFWNVTGDTGVHDPSIIKEGNSWYTFSTGQGIQVLKSDNGTQWYRVPQIFLTPPAWWKTYVPKQTTNDVWAPDIQEYNGRVWLYYSISSFGSNQSAIGLASASSIGAGQWRDDGLVLRTTTSDNYNAIDPNLVIDASGEPWLVFGSYWSGIKLTKIDKNTMKPTGSITSIAARPSNSGAIEGPSMVYRNGYYYLFASIDSCCKGVDSTYKIVYGRSKNITGPFVDKNGVDMLSGGGTILDTGNDKWKGPGGQDIYGTNIIARHAYDAEDNGNPKLLISDLNWDSSGWPKY; from the coding sequence ATGAAAAAGGGCAAGAAATGGTTAATTGCAGGTTTACTCGCAGGTTCGTTAGTTGGTCTCAGCTCACCGAGTTTTGCTGCATTCTGGAATGTAACAGGAGATACGGGTGTTCATGATCCTAGCATTATCAAGGAAGGAAACAGTTGGTATACCTTTTCAACAGGTCAAGGAATTCAGGTGCTCAAATCAGATAATGGTACACAGTGGTACCGGGTTCCGCAGATTTTCTTAACTCCGCCTGCTTGGTGGAAAACTTATGTTCCAAAACAAACTACGAATGACGTATGGGCTCCAGACATTCAGGAATACAACGGCAGAGTATGGCTCTACTATTCCATTTCTTCGTTTGGTTCTAATCAGTCTGCAATCGGACTAGCTTCCGCATCAAGCATAGGTGCAGGGCAGTGGAGAGATGATGGACTTGTGCTTAGAACAACAACCTCTGACAATTATAACGCAATTGATCCGAATTTGGTTATCGATGCTTCTGGTGAACCTTGGCTTGTGTTCGGTTCTTACTGGAGTGGAATTAAGCTGACGAAGATTGACAAGAATACGATGAAACCAACTGGCAGCATCACATCCATTGCAGCAAGACCTTCGAACTCTGGAGCGATTGAGGGACCGAGTATGGTATACCGAAACGGATATTATTATCTTTTTGCTTCCATCGACAGCTGTTGTAAGGGAGTAGATAGTACGTACAAAATTGTATACGGACGTTCCAAGAATATTACCGGTCCTTTTGTTGATAAGAATGGTGTCGATATGCTTAGTGGCGGTGGAACGATCCTTGATACGGGGAACGATAAATGGAAGGGTCCAGGCGGACAAGACATTTACGGCACGAACATCATTGCAAGACACGCTTACGATGCAGAAGATAATGGAAATCCTAAACTGCTGATTAGTGATCTGAATTGGGACTCGAGTGGATGGCCGAAATACTAA
- a CDS encoding glycoside hydrolase family 43 protein, whose amino-acid sequence MSLQQNPMQWNNPVVAQRADPWVYLHEDGYYYFTGSVPSYDRIEVRRARTLAELAGAEPVVAWRKYESGPMSKNIWAPEIHYIDNKWYIYFAAGQAREGEVDHSFRHRMYVLENESPNPLEGTWVEKGQVMTEWDSFALDATTFKHRGKLYYVWAQQDPNIKGNSNLYISEMENPWTLKGKQTMITTPEYDWEVIGFLVNEGAAVLKKNGKIFISYSASATDHNYKMGLLTASEDADLLDPASWIKSKEPVFETSEENGQYGPGHNSFTTSPDGETDIVIYHARNYKETVGDPLYDGNRHARAQVFGWNEDGTPNFGIPVADGPISLQQKELVKG is encoded by the coding sequence ATGAGTTTACAGCAGAATCCTATGCAGTGGAATAATCCAGTCGTGGCCCAGCGTGCAGATCCTTGGGTATATTTGCATGAGGATGGTTATTACTATTTTACAGGTTCCGTTCCTTCCTATGACCGAATTGAAGTGCGACGTGCGAGAACACTAGCTGAGCTGGCAGGAGCAGAACCCGTTGTCGCGTGGAGAAAATATGAATCAGGACCGATGAGTAAAAATATCTGGGCACCTGAAATCCATTATATTGATAACAAATGGTATATCTATTTTGCAGCAGGTCAAGCGAGAGAAGGAGAAGTGGATCACTCTTTCCGTCACCGTATGTACGTTCTTGAGAACGAATCTCCAAATCCACTTGAAGGAACATGGGTAGAGAAGGGGCAGGTTATGACCGAGTGGGATAGCTTCGCACTGGATGCTACGACGTTTAAACATCGTGGTAAACTATACTACGTATGGGCACAACAAGATCCTAATATTAAAGGGAATTCTAACCTCTACATATCTGAAATGGAGAATCCGTGGACGCTTAAAGGCAAGCAAACCATGATTACTACACCGGAATACGACTGGGAAGTTATAGGGTTTCTAGTAAATGAGGGGGCAGCTGTACTGAAGAAAAATGGTAAAATATTCATCAGTTATTCAGCCAGCGCAACGGATCATAACTACAAAATGGGGCTTCTTACTGCTTCAGAAGATGCAGACCTGCTCGACCCCGCTTCCTGGATTAAGAGCAAGGAACCTGTATTTGAAACGAGCGAGGAGAATGGACAATATGGCCCAGGCCACAATAGCTTCACTACCTCTCCAGATGGAGAGACTGATATTGTGATCTACCATGCAAGAAATTACAAAGAGACTGTTGGAGATCCTCTCTACGATGGAAACCGTCATGCCAGAGCGCAAGTCTTCGGCTGGAACGAAGACGGTACGCCGAACTTTGGTATTCCGGTAGCAGATGGTCCAATTTCTCTACAACAGAAAGAGCTTGTTAAAGGGTAA
- a CDS encoding IS3 family transposase (programmed frameshift), which translates to MSKIIFNEHQQRQLEANPNVRIVTDRTIQYTPDFKVLAVKQNQAGKGPAEIFTEAGFDLKVIGLSKARSALDRWRRTFQTYGENGFFEERRGKGSKGRPKKENASAERKLSQAEARIRLLEAELSLPKKARRVRKAGEEESSLTAREKYQAINETIRLYQLKNMVRYLCEVAKVSPSGYYKWLQNGEKRTLSEESDYQDYLFLKEIYDQANGKIGYRGLYMKVAEKAGQPMNHKKILRLMRKFQFFAKVRRANPYRTLAKATEAHRQVPNHLKRQFNQEEPGKTFVTDITYLQIQGGKTAYLSCVKDVATREIVAYELSTSLRMEIVYRTLSKLEDFIGNRLHPEAMIHSDQGFHYTHPEYQSRVKRMGLLQSMSRRGNCLDNAPMESFFGHMKDEIPYKQATSIVELRRMVDDYMDHYNNTRKQWTLKKMTPAAYRSHLIAA; encoded by the exons ATGAGTAAGATTATCTTTAATGAACACCAACAAAGACAATTAGAGGCCAATCCAAATGTTAGAATCGTGACAGATCGAACGATTCAATATACTCCTGACTTCAAAGTACTAGCGGTTAAACAAAACCAAGCTGGCAAAGGACCGGCAGAAATTTTCACAGAAGCTGGATTTGATTTGAAGGTGATTGGCCTAAGTAAAGCACGAAGTGCTTTAGATCGTTGGCGCAGAACCTTTCAAACCTATGGAGAAAATGGTTTTTTTGAAGAACGTCGAGGAAAAGGCAGTAAAGGACGTCCTAAGAAAGAAAATGCCTCCGCAGAAAGGAAATTATCTCAAGCAGAAGCTCGTATTCGATTGCTAGAGGCGGAGTTGTCTTTAC CTAAAAAAGCTAGACGAGTTAGAAAGGCAGGCGAAGAAGAATCGTCGTTAACAGCTCGAGAGAAATACCAAGCCATCAATGAAACGATTCGACTCTATCAATTAAAAAACATGGTCCGTTACTTATGTGAAGTAGCTAAAGTAAGTCCTAGTGGCTATTACAAGTGGCTTCAAAACGGAGAAAAACGAACCCTGAGTGAAGAATCAGATTATCAAGATTATCTCTTTCTAAAAGAAATTTATGATCAAGCCAATGGGAAAATTGGTTATCGTGGTTTGTATATGAAAGTTGCTGAAAAGGCCGGTCAGCCCATGAATCATAAAAAAATCTTACGTTTAATGCGCAAGTTTCAGTTCTTTGCCAAAGTACGAAGAGCAAATCCTTATCGTACGCTAGCCAAAGCTACAGAAGCTCACCGCCAGGTACCAAACCACTTAAAACGTCAGTTCAACCAAGAGGAACCTGGGAAAACATTCGTAACCGACATTACTTACTTGCAAATTCAGGGTGGTAAAACGGCTTATTTGTCTTGTGTAAAAGATGTGGCGACACGGGAAATTGTCGCTTATGAACTTTCAACGAGTTTACGGATGGAAATTGTCTATCGAACGTTAAGCAAACTAGAAGACTTTATCGGGAATCGACTACATCCGGAAGCCATGATTCACTCGGATCAAGGTTTTCATTACACCCATCCGGAGTACCAGTCTCGTGTAAAGAGGATGGGACTCCTACAATCTATGTCGCGAAGAGGGAACTGCCTAGATAACGCGCCAATGGAATCCTTCTTTGGGCACATGAAAGATGAAATACCTTATAAACAAGCAACCAGTATAGTAGAACTAAGACGAATGGTTGATGATTACATGGACCACTATAACAATACAAGAAAGCAATGGACATTAAAAAAGATGACTCCGGCAGCATACCGAAGTCATCTCATTGCCGCTTAA
- a CDS encoding FG-GAP repeat domain-containing protein, producing the protein MMIHPNPYFYAPTHCYRASLQPRSQTIFSPYATYTYVLQNFRNKRAPFEHESPIVTGDFTGDGTVDTARLAWNKSAPDSEYVTDITLLIRNGSTGAEASFPLPEKSGYSPTLFAGDFTGDGIPDLFISIQSGGSGAMTNNFLYTYQEAVLRTLFDTNQYNEEQKYTVEYLDYYRMRVTSLNNRQSYLIDISSRGSDYLSDIYNENGKLKQPLQGDVLPVSGVYPVDFDQNGVYELLIFQGIMGQYNADRFGYVQNVLTYKEGRWNFMNQWVAVYGTDLVIPRL; encoded by the coding sequence ATGATGATACATCCTAATCCATACTTCTACGCACCCACACATTGCTATCGCGCAAGTCTTCAACCCCGCAGTCAGACTATATTTTCTCCGTATGCCACCTATACCTACGTTCTTCAAAACTTTCGTAACAAGCGTGCTCCATTTGAACATGAATCTCCGATCGTTACAGGCGACTTTACCGGGGATGGTACTGTAGATACAGCCAGACTTGCCTGGAATAAAAGCGCACCTGACAGCGAATATGTAACGGATATTACTCTTCTTATTCGAAATGGCAGTACAGGCGCAGAAGCTTCTTTTCCTCTCCCGGAAAAGTCCGGTTACAGCCCTACTCTCTTTGCCGGAGATTTTACAGGGGATGGAATACCGGATCTATTTATCTCCATTCAATCCGGAGGTTCAGGAGCAATGACGAATAACTTCCTCTATACTTATCAAGAGGCGGTGCTCCGTACTCTTTTTGATACCAATCAATACAACGAAGAACAGAAATACACCGTAGAGTATCTTGATTATTACCGGATGCGGGTAACGAGCTTAAATAACCGGCAATCGTATCTTATTGATATCTCCTCCCGCGGAAGTGACTACTTATCGGATATTTATAACGAGAATGGCAAGCTGAAGCAACCACTGCAAGGCGACGTCTTACCCGTAAGCGGGGTATATCCTGTGGATTTTGATCAGAATGGAGTCTACGAACTTCTTATCTTCCAAGGAATTATGGGGCAATATAATGCAGATCGGTTCGGATATGTTCAAAATGTCCTTACTTACAAAGAAGGCCGATGGAATTTCATGAATCAATGGGTGGCTGTTTACGGAACAGATCTTGTGATACCTAGGCTATAA
- a CDS encoding RNA-dependent RNA polymerase family protein translates to MKQTSSGPNTETSQRYLENKLKLTINAQKSKVVSVLAQKHFKFLGYALGKNGSGVYIRTYRQSLAKAKKKLKELTSQSLGRNARQVIENVKATYADGSDTFT, encoded by the coding sequence GTGAAGCAAACGAGCAGCGGTCCGAATACTGAGACGAGCCAAAGGTACCTAGAGAACAAACTGAAACTCACAATTAATGCGCAGAAAAGTAAGGTCGTCAGCGTACTAGCCCAGAAGCACTTTAAATTCCTTGGCTATGCTCTAGGGAAGAACGGGAGCGGAGTCTATATCCGCACCTATAGGCAATCTCTAGCAAAGGCGAAGAAGAAACTGAAAGAGCTAACAAGCCAAAGCCTAGGAAGGAACGCTAGGCAGGTTATCGAGAACGTAAAGGCTACATACGCGGATGGATCGGATACTTTTACGTAG